The Candidatus Thermoplasmatota archaeon genome includes the window TGCACGTGAAGGCCCAGTCGTTGAGGCCCCCGCCGAAAAACGTGCCGGGCACCTGCGGGAAGACCCCGCGGCCGGTCTTGCTTCCGGAGGCCGCGTCGCACTGGTAGGGCATGACCGTCCAGTACAGCGTGCCGTCGGGGCCAAAGGCGAGGACGGGATCCGTGACGCACCAGAAGGACGAGAACTCGGTGACGGGCTCCGCGGGATCGCGGAGGCGCTTCCACGGGCTTCCCGGCAGGTTCGAGTTCTTCCACGTGGCCCCGCCGTCCTTCGTGACGTACAAGCCGTCCCACACGCAGTCGCCCGCGTACTCGGGCGTGTAGTCCTTCCCCGTGGCCACGATGTTGCGTGGGTCTGTGGGGTTCACGGCGATGGAGAGCTCGTTGGCCTGGCGCGTGACGGGGTCGACCGTGGCGAGAAAGTTGCAGAGGGTCTGGATGCATTGGAGCGCGGGGTTCTGGAGGGCGACCGGAAGCGACGGGATGGTGAGGGGGTCCACCGTCTCGGTGGGCCCAAGGCACCCGGCGAGGGCGACCGTGGAAAGGGCGATGGCGACGAAGCCTCCGCTTGCCCGCATGGCGCGACAGTCGTCCCCCCGCCTTTTAAGCCTTGTTGCGCGCCGATGCGGCGGCGCGGGGGTGGAGGTCAGTTGCTGCGCTTGATCTTCGCCTTGGCCGGCTCGAGCGTCCAGGTGTGGATCTCGCCGGTGGCGGCGCGATCCGAGGGCGGCGCGCGCTTGGGAAATCGCTTGGCCTTGATCATCGGCGTCCCTCAGTTCCAGGCGGGTCCGTGCGGCAGGGCCACGTGGAAGCGGTGGCCCCGGATGACGGCGTTTGGTCGGCTGGCGTGGTCCGGGCACATCACCCAGTGCCCGATTCGATCGTGGTCGAGCGTTCGCTATCCCTCCTTTTCGTTCCTGTGCATCCCTTGTGAAGGTCAGAGGACGAAGTCGATGCCCGACTCCGCGCGCACCTGCCGCTTGCGGTCCTCGCTTGGACCCAGGATCTGGCGGCTGCGCACGCCCGTGAGCACGACCATGCATCGGATCGTGCGCTCAAGCTCCGGCTGCACGGAGGTCCCCCAGATGATGCGAGCGTCGTGGTTGACGCGCTGATGGATCTCCTGCACGCAGGACTCGGCTTCGGAGATCGTCATGTCCGGGCCGCCCACGACGTCCACGAGAACGCCCGTGGCCGTGGAGACGTCCACGTCCAGAAGCGGGCTCTCGAGCGCCTCGCGCACGGCCTCCTTGGCGCGGTTCTCGGAGTCGGACTCGCCAAGCCCGATCATGGCCACGCCCCCGCGCGTCATGACGGTCTTGAGGTCGGCAAAGTCGAGGTTGACGAGGCCGGGCTTCGTGATCATCTCCGTGATGCCGCGAATGGAGCGGATGAGCACCTCGTCGGCCACCTTGAAGGCGGCGTTCAGCGGAAGGCGCGGCGCGATCTCGAGGAGCTTGTCGTTGGGGATGACGATCGTCGTGTCCGCCGCGTCGCGCAGGCGCGCGAGGCCGGCCTCGGCGTTCTGCATGCGGATCGCGCCCTCCACGCGGAAGGGCAGCGTCGCCACGGCGATCGTGAGGATGCCCATTTCCCGGGCAAGCCGCGCCACGACGGGCGCGCTTCCCGTGCCCGTGCCGCCGCCCAGGCCGCACGTGACGAACACGAGGTCGGAGCCTTCGAGGGCCTTGCGGATCTCGGCCTCGCTCTCCATCGCCGCCTGCTCGCCGACCTGCGGCAGGCTGCCGGCGCCCAGGCCCCGCGTGAGGCGCTTTCCGATGAGGATCTTGTGGTGCGCGCGCGAGACGAGGAGGTGCTGCGCGTCCGTGTTGAGCGCGTGGATCTCGACGCCCGTGTCGGGCTCCTGCGCGATGCGGTTCACCGTGTTGCAGCCGCCGCCTCCGCAGCCGAACACCTTGATCGTCGTCTTGAGTCCCTCGAGAATCTGCTTGAGCTCCTCGTCGTCCGACGAAGCGGCGACCGGAGGCGCGGGGGCCGTCGAGGTCTCCACGGCCTCGCGAATGAGGCTCTTCAACGTCACGCGTGCATCCCCTAGGCGCTTTAAGATAAAGAATCCGGTATAAACGCTTCGAAACGCGTTTGGGACATTCGAAAAATCTTTGTTTTTCCGGCGTTTGGCTCCACGGTGAATCCGATGGTCGAACCCGTGGACCGGGCGTTCCGCACGATGGGCGTCACCGGCGAGATCGCGGCCGTGCTCATGATCGTCTTTGGCATCGCCGTCATCCTCATGCCCGCCCTCATCGCGTGGATCGTCGGCCTCTACCTCATCCTGCACGGGCTGCTTTCGCTCGTCGCCCACTTCGGCCTGGCGCGCACCCCGCCGTCGACCAACCGGCCGCTGTGAGCCCGCGCTCGGGCCTCGCCGTGCGACGGAGACGCACGGGCACCCAATCGTAAGTTCCGAACCTTTTTGAACGAACCGCCCGTACGCATCCACGATGGCCCAACCCCCCGCCACGGCCGCGCGGGCGCACCACGCCGCGACGGTCGACGTCGACGCGTGGATGGCGCGCGTCGAGGCCACGATGGCCGAGGCCGTCTCGCGGACCGAGGACCCCCTCCTCTCCGAGATGGCCTTGAAGATGGTGCGCGCCGGCGGCAAGCGCCTGCGCCCCCGCGTGGGCCTCCTCGCATACGCCGCCTGCGGGGGCACCGAGCTAACGGACAAGGTCCGTCTGGCGGCCGCGGGCATCGAGCTCGTCCACACGGCCACCCTCATCCACGACGACATCATCGACGGCGGCGACCGGCGGCGCGGCGTCCCCGCCACGCACCGGGAATACGGCCTCGAGCGGGCCATCCTCGCCGGCGACTTCCTCTTCGTGAAGGGCTTCGAGCTCTCCGGCTCCGTGCTCGACGCTCGCATCATCGAGCTTACGGCCGGCGCCTCCACGTGGCTTGCCGAGGGTGAGCTCCTCGAGCACCGCCACCTGCGCGACCTCTCGATCGGCCTTGACCGCTACGTCGAGATCGTCGCCAAGAAGACGGCCGCGCCCATCGAGAAAGCCTGCCAGATCGGCGCCTATCTCGCCGGCGCCGACGCGGCCACCACGGACGCCTTTGCCCGCTTCGGCCGCGCGCTTGGGATCGCCTTCCAGATGAGCGACGACCTCCTCGACGTGCGCGGCAACGCGACCGGCAAGCCCCGCGGCGTCGACCTCCGCGGCGGCGTGCCGACGCTTCCAAGCCTGCTTACGATCCGCGCCGGCAACCAGCGCTTCCGCGTGCTCGTCGAGAAGGCCGTCAAGAGCGAGGAGGACGTGCGCGAGCTCATCGACACGATCCTCGCCTCGGGAAGCTTGGGCGAGGCCGAGCGCATCGTCGACGCGTACGCGGGCCAGGCCGCAGCCGCCGTCGCGCACGTGCCCGACTCGCCGTACAAGCGCGAGCTCCTCGCGCTTTGCGAGAGCGTCGCGCGCCGCGACGCCTGATGTATACATACGTATACATGCGTATGCATCGCGCTACAGCTCGCGCGCCGCCTCTTCCAACCGCGCAAGCGTGCGAAGGCCTCCGGCCCGTGCGGCGACGCGCGCGCCCGCGGGGGCCAACGCGAGGGCGGCCGCCGCGTGCGGCGCCTCCTCCGCACGGAGCGCCTCATAGAGCCGCGCCGCGCGCTCGACGCGCGGGGCAAGATCGCCAAACCCCGC containing:
- the ftsZ gene encoding cell division protein FtsZ, whose protein sequence is MREAVETSTAPAPPVAASSDDEELKQILEGLKTTIKVFGCGGGGCNTVNRIAQEPDTGVEIHALNTDAQHLLVSRAHHKILIGKRLTRGLGAGSLPQVGEQAAMESEAEIRKALEGSDLVFVTCGLGGGTGTGSAPVVARLAREMGILTIAVATLPFRVEGAIRMQNAEAGLARLRDAADTTIVIPNDKLLEIAPRLPLNAAFKVADEVLIRSIRGITEMITKPGLVNLDFADLKTVMTRGGVAMIGLGESDSENRAKEAVREALESPLLDVDVSTATGVLVDVVGGPDMTISEAESCVQEIHQRVNHDARIIWGTSVQPELERTIRCMVVLTGVRSRQILGPSEDRKRQVRAESGIDFVL
- a CDS encoding polyprenyl synthetase family protein, with translation MAQPPATAARAHHAATVDVDAWMARVEATMAEAVSRTEDPLLSEMALKMVRAGGKRLRPRVGLLAYAACGGTELTDKVRLAAAGIELVHTATLIHDDIIDGGDRRRGVPATHREYGLERAILAGDFLFVKGFELSGSVLDARIIELTAGASTWLAEGELLEHRHLRDLSIGLDRYVEIVAKKTAAPIEKACQIGAYLAGADAATTDAFARFGRALGIAFQMSDDLLDVRGNATGKPRGVDLRGGVPTLPSLLTIRAGNQRFRVLVEKAVKSEEDVRELIDTILASGSLGEAERIVDAYAGQAAAAVAHVPDSPYKRELLALCESVARRDA